DNA from Candidatus Neptunochlamydia vexilliferae:
TTACATACGCTCATGGCTCTTGTCTTCAGCCTGAAAGGTGTGGTCGTTTATTTATGGGAGGTTTAATTTTGAATGCAATAGCCCTGCATTCAGAGCGTTTAAAGTCGAGGTCAGGCTTAGCAGCTGCTATATTTGCTCATGCTTTTTTAAACTTTCGCATAAATTTTAGGCTTGCTTTACTACCTAGAGAGTAGACGCAAGGGAAAAATAAACTCTGAATTCCTTAGGTCCTAGCTTTAAACTTAATACTCCAAGATTGAATTGACAGTGTGTAGTACTGCAGGCTATAAGGCAGGTATGAGGAAAGAGCAAGATAGCCTTGGGACCGTTGAGGTTCCTGAGGACAGGTATTGGGGGGCGCAGACCGAGCGGTCGCGGCAAAACTTCCCCGTTGGGGGAGAGAAGATGCCGAAGGAGGTCATCTATGGCCTTGCCACGGTCAAAAAAGCCTCTGCCATCGTCAACCATGAGATGGGGCTCCTTCCGAAAGAAAAACTCACGATGATCCTAGATGCAGCCGATGTGATTTTAGCGGGCAAGCTCGATGATCATTTCCCCCTCGTTGTCTGGCAAACCGGTTCGGGAACCCAGACCAACATGAACGTCAATGAGGTCATCAGCAATTACGCCATTGAAAAAGCAGGGGGGACGATGGGCTCCAAAGAGCCGATTCACCCCAATGATGATGTCAATAAGTCGCAATCTTCGAACGACACCTTCCCCACAGCTGCCCACATCGCAGCCACCCTCAAGATAAAAGAAGATCTCTTGCCCCACCTAAAGGTTTTCCTCGAGGGGCTTAAGACCAAAGAAAAGGCCTTTGGAAAGATTGTGAAGATTGGGCGGACCCACCTGATGGACGCCGTTCCCTTGACTTTAGGCCAAGAGTTTTCGGGCTATGCCGCGATGATCGAGTATGGGATCCGAGCGATTGAAACGGCCCTTCCCCATCTTTCGGAAATCGCCCTTGGAGGAACTGCTGTTGGAACAGGGCTGAACGCCCCTAAAGGGTTTTCTGAAAAAGTGGCAGCGGTCATTTCTGACCTGACCGGCACACCCTTTACAACAGCGCCCAATAAGTTTGAGGCAATTGCTGCCGATGATGCCCTTGTTGAGATGAGTGGCGCCCTCCGCCTTTTGGCCGGCTCCCTTCTCAAGATCACCAACGATATCCGGTGGATGGCCTCCGGTCCCCGTTCGGGAATCGGTGAGCTCATCCTTCCAAGCAATGAGCCCGGCTCTTCGATCATGCCGGGGAAGGTCAACCCGACCCAATGCGAATCCCTTTCTCAAATTTGCATCCAGGTGATGGGAAATGATACCACGATCGCCACAGCAGGCTCGCAAGGAAACTTCGAGCTCAATGTCTACCGCCCCGTTATGATCTATAACCTTCTCCAGTCGATCCAGCTCCTTGCCGATGGAGCGAAAAACTTCCATGACCGGTGTCTAGAGGGGATCGAGGCAAACACCAAACACATCAACGCCCTTGTCGAACGGTCTCTGATGCTTGTCACCGCCCTTAACCCCGTTATTGGGTATGATAAAGCGGCTGAAATCGCCAAAAAGGCCTATGAGGAACACACGACCCTTAAAGAAGCGGCTCTTTCTATGGGCTACCTGACTGCTGACGCATTTGACAAAGCGGTCGATCCTTCAAAA
Protein-coding regions in this window:
- the fumC gene encoding class II fumarate hydratase, whose amino-acid sequence is MRKEQDSLGTVEVPEDRYWGAQTERSRQNFPVGGEKMPKEVIYGLATVKKASAIVNHEMGLLPKEKLTMILDAADVILAGKLDDHFPLVVWQTGSGTQTNMNVNEVISNYAIEKAGGTMGSKEPIHPNDDVNKSQSSNDTFPTAAHIAATLKIKEDLLPHLKVFLEGLKTKEKAFGKIVKIGRTHLMDAVPLTLGQEFSGYAAMIEYGIRAIETALPHLSEIALGGTAVGTGLNAPKGFSEKVAAVISDLTGTPFTTAPNKFEAIAADDALVEMSGALRLLAGSLLKITNDIRWMASGPRSGIGELILPSNEPGSSIMPGKVNPTQCESLSQICIQVMGNDTTIATAGSQGNFELNVYRPVMIYNLLQSIQLLADGAKNFHDRCLEGIEANTKHINALVERSLMLVTALNPVIGYDKAAEIAKKAYEEHTTLKEAALSMGYLTADAFDKAVDPSKMT